The proteins below are encoded in one region of Segatella copri:
- a CDS encoding CatA-like O-acetyltransferase, family 2 yields MREINPKETTRAYAFELWMKAPMPMVTFFKILDVSRLVKISKKSGMKFNMLMCWCIGKAASSIKEFYMLPVGDKLMQYDAIAVNTIVMNKDNEVSSCDVPFSDDLQLFNEDYLKLTTEVARSCENHDLTESMVIGTSALAQYEIDGAVGMYSGIFNNPFMIWGKYHKGFFRTTLTVSFQFHHTQMDGAHAAKFLDRLQQEINKLLV; encoded by the coding sequence ATGAGAGAAATAAATCCCAAAGAAACCACCCGTGCATATGCATTTGAGCTTTGGATGAAAGCCCCGATGCCAATGGTTACGTTTTTCAAGATTTTGGATGTCAGTCGTCTTGTTAAAATCAGCAAAAAGTCAGGTATGAAATTCAATATGCTGATGTGCTGGTGCATCGGCAAAGCGGCAAGCAGTATCAAGGAATTTTATATGCTGCCTGTCGGAGACAAATTGATGCAATATGATGCTATTGCGGTTAATACCATTGTTATGAACAAGGACAATGAGGTCAGTTCATGTGATGTGCCGTTTTCTGATGATTTGCAGCTATTCAATGAAGATTATCTGAAATTGACAACGGAAGTAGCCCGAAGCTGTGAGAACCACGATTTGACAGAAAGCATGGTAATAGGGACTTCCGCACTGGCCCAATATGAAATTGACGGTGCGGTAGGTATGTACAGCGGTATCTTCAACAATCCGTTTATGATATGGGGCAAGTACCATAAAGGTTTCTTCAGAACGACACTAACGGTTTCATTCCAATTCCACCACACTCAAATGGACGGGGCACATGCTGCAAAGTTCCTGGATCGCCTGCAGCAGGAAATCAATAAATTACTTGTGTAG
- a CDS encoding site-specific integrase — translation MVNTCTRVSLRQRAIKNDRISLYLDFYPPVRNPETMQMSRREYLGIYIYAHPKNEMEREFNTDMLNKAEAIRCIRTQSLINEEFGFLDKTRQKADFLAYFEKMTHKKDDKWTCVYKHFFKFVQGHCTFGDVTVELCKKFREYLLNANQLNRTKQKVSLNSAAGYYSTFRGLLKIAYRDKWLRENINDYLDKIEPQDVKKEFLTLDEVKQLAATPCDIPVLKSASLFACLTGLRISDILKLRWEDFEIAPDQGYCLRIRTQKTQTEATLPISNEAYELCGEPSTGIVFKGLKRSMINHPLKAWLKKAGITKPFSFHCLSHSKFFYLLNISELSILKNVTANDLETSYILFLSQLCNIQRTL, via the coding sequence ATGGTAAATACATGTACAAGAGTTTCTCTTCGCCAAAGAGCGATTAAAAACGACCGTATTTCTCTTTATTTGGATTTCTATCCACCAGTACGCAACCCTGAGACTATGCAAATGAGTCGCAGGGAATATTTAGGTATCTATATCTATGCTCATCCAAAGAATGAGATGGAACGTGAGTTTAATACAGATATGCTCAACAAAGCAGAGGCCATCCGTTGTATCAGAACCCAATCACTCATCAATGAAGAATTTGGTTTTTTGGACAAAACACGACAGAAAGCTGATTTTTTGGCATACTTTGAGAAGATGACACATAAGAAAGATGACAAGTGGACATGTGTCTACAAGCATTTCTTCAAATTTGTTCAAGGTCATTGTACATTTGGGGATGTGACAGTGGAACTTTGCAAAAAGTTCAGAGAGTATCTTCTGAATGCAAATCAGTTGAATCGAACAAAACAAAAGGTATCTCTCAACTCTGCAGCAGGTTACTACTCTACTTTCCGTGGTCTCTTAAAAATCGCCTATCGTGACAAGTGGCTGCGTGAGAACATCAATGACTATCTGGACAAGATTGAGCCACAAGATGTAAAGAAGGAGTTTCTTACCCTCGATGAAGTAAAGCAGTTGGCAGCTACTCCTTGCGATATACCTGTACTGAAGTCTGCCTCCCTCTTTGCTTGCCTCACAGGATTGCGAATCAGCGACATTTTAAAATTGCGTTGGGAAGACTTCGAGATAGCTCCCGACCAAGGCTATTGCTTGCGTATTCGTACCCAGAAGACTCAGACCGAGGCAACCTTGCCTATCAGCAACGAGGCATACGAACTATGTGGTGAACCAAGCACGGGTATCGTGTTCAAGGGATTGAAGCGCAGCATGATTAACCATCCCCTTAAAGCATGGTTGAAGAAGGCTGGAATCACTAAGCCATTTTCATTCCATTGCTTGAGTCACAGTAAATTCTTTTATTTATTGAATATCAGCGAGTTGAGTATTTTAAAGAATGTGACTGCTAACGATTTAGAAACGAGCTATATTCTTTTTCTTTCACAACTTTGCAATATACAAAGAACGCTTTGA
- a CDS encoding AAA family ATPase codes for MILRATFENIYSIKDETQISFVAGKSNAHPSHVSRAEKRDDISVLKAGIVYGANASGKSNVIKAIALLQQIANGSFPQSKVEPFKLADTEEKNSKVEIEFKTKGKCFAYGMEFNIGGIKEEWLFEINSRTDKEVFTRKVTADGNEFTFGKVDGNEETSMLLKFIAHSTPSDFSFLSEYVRRNGKGLETIRMAKNWFADGLKIIFPSTRLQGISFLTENNDELQETTRSLLAYFNTGISDVRLYKIKKEDVNLSSDLLDNILSKAKNGKAYSMAATVGGEMLLFEVNANGGYEIYKQKAVHRNLTSGTEVVFDLSEESDGSIRLLDFIPMLIDLKQNEVDYLIDEIDRSMHPMLSQKILECYFSGLESGRDTQFIFSTHECNLLNLDLIRADEVWFVEKGKDGASHLTSLAEFKPREDVRKGYLLGRYGAIPFFAPISQLKW; via the coding sequence ATGATACTTAGAGCTACATTTGAAAATATATATTCCATCAAGGATGAGACTCAAATCAGCTTTGTGGCTGGTAAGAGCAATGCCCATCCGTCTCACGTTTCCCGTGCAGAGAAGCGTGATGACATTTCTGTTCTGAAGGCTGGTATCGTTTATGGTGCCAATGCTTCCGGAAAGAGCAACGTCATCAAGGCCATTGCCCTGCTCCAGCAGATAGCCAATGGAAGCTTTCCGCAAAGCAAGGTGGAACCTTTCAAGCTTGCTGATACCGAAGAGAAAAACTCTAAGGTCGAAATCGAGTTCAAGACCAAGGGTAAGTGCTTCGCCTATGGCATGGAGTTCAACATCGGAGGAATCAAGGAGGAATGGCTGTTTGAAATCAACAGCCGTACCGACAAGGAAGTTTTCACCAGAAAGGTTACTGCAGACGGCAACGAGTTCACGTTTGGCAAGGTGGATGGAAACGAAGAAACATCCATGCTGCTGAAGTTCATCGCCCACAGTACTCCTTCTGATTTCAGCTTCCTTTCAGAGTATGTGCGCAGAAACGGCAAGGGACTTGAAACCATACGCATGGCCAAGAACTGGTTTGCAGACGGCTTGAAGATCATCTTCCCAAGCACACGCCTGCAGGGAATTTCTTTCCTTACTGAAAACAATGACGAGCTGCAGGAAACGACTCGCTCGCTTCTTGCCTACTTCAACACGGGCATTTCAGACGTGCGCCTGTACAAAATCAAGAAAGAGGATGTAAACTTATCTTCCGATTTACTTGACAACATACTCAGCAAGGCCAAGAACGGCAAGGCGTACAGCATGGCTGCCACAGTTGGAGGCGAAATGCTTCTTTTCGAGGTAAATGCCAACGGAGGATATGAGATTTACAAGCAAAAGGCTGTTCACCGGAATCTTACTTCCGGCACAGAAGTTGTTTTTGATCTGAGCGAAGAATCTGATGGCAGCATCCGATTGCTCGACTTCATCCCAATGCTCATCGATTTGAAGCAAAATGAAGTTGACTATCTCATCGACGAGATTGACCGCAGTATGCACCCGATGCTCTCGCAGAAAATCTTAGAGTGCTATTTCTCAGGACTGGAGTCAGGAAGAGACACTCAGTTCATCTTCTCCACCCATGAATGTAACCTGCTCAACCTCGACCTTATCAGAGCTGATGAAGTCTGGTTTGTCGAGAAGGGAAAGGATGGAGCGTCTCATCTTACATCCTTGGCAGAATTCAAGCCTCGTGAAGATGTCCGCAAGGGTTATCTTTTAGGACGCTATGGAGCCATTCCGTTCTTTGCGCCTATAAGTCAATTAAAATGGTAA
- a CDS encoding helix-turn-helix domain-containing protein, whose protein sequence is MTASKERILKICEYCGKSFYASKSTTRYCSKQCNSYAYKAARREEKVKMAETMSHRKASEKSMSEILVKEYLTIQEVAILLGLSRQTIYNMVYSGKLRASKITSRLSLIRKRDIDYLVDSLPYTTKKSASKEAVHANRELPVPEYYSAKEIAEVHNTYETAIYEIVKKVKISRISIQGRVYWNKKEVDDYFAHLSPDPTISEWMTVMDIQQKYCMTKTAVYSFVSHNAIPRKMEGNNVLYSKRHVQMAKGESVEDQLYYTIPEAMKLYGLSQDQIYKRIKKYAIEKVKIGKYIKISKRDLEKAIGKPKVI, encoded by the coding sequence ATGACAGCAAGCAAAGAAAGAATTCTAAAAATTTGCGAGTATTGTGGGAAGAGCTTCTATGCATCAAAATCCACAACTCGTTATTGCTCCAAGCAATGCAACAGTTATGCCTATAAGGCAGCAAGACGTGAGGAGAAAGTAAAGATGGCTGAGACAATGAGCCACCGAAAAGCTTCCGAGAAATCCATGTCTGAAATCCTCGTTAAAGAATACCTCACTATTCAAGAGGTCGCTATACTTTTGGGACTAAGCAGACAGACCATATATAATATGGTGTATAGTGGTAAGTTGCGAGCATCCAAGATTACTTCTCGTTTATCTTTAATCAGAAAGCGAGATATAGATTATCTTGTTGATAGTTTGCCATACACCACAAAAAAAAGTGCTTCAAAAGAAGCAGTTCATGCAAACCGAGAGCTACCTGTTCCAGAATATTACTCTGCCAAGGAAATTGCAGAAGTCCACAACACTTATGAGACCGCCATCTATGAGATAGTCAAGAAAGTCAAGATTTCAAGAATATCCATACAAGGAAGAGTATATTGGAACAAGAAAGAGGTGGATGATTATTTTGCACACCTGTCTCCAGATCCAACCATCAGTGAATGGATGACTGTTATGGACATTCAACAGAAATATTGTATGACGAAAACAGCCGTATATAGTTTCGTTAGTCACAATGCTATTCCAAGAAAAATGGAAGGTAACAATGTCCTGTATTCCAAACGTCATGTACAAATGGCAAAAGGTGAATCCGTAGAAGACCAGCTTTATTATACAATACCGGAGGCCATGAAGTTGTATGGTTTAAGTCAGGACCAGATTTATAAGCGTATCAAGAAATACGCTATTGAAAAGGTGAAGATTGGCAAGTATATCAAGATTTCCAAGCGAGATTTAGAGAAAGCTATCGGCAAGCCTAAGGTTATTTAG
- a CDS encoding DUF3408 domain-containing protein: MARTKDAVLTPEQKELMEKEYLDFVKPSTYGNKANPSSCNSLYDDVENPELRAIVEKVAATTPYREETSTNEAQSPPNPQKRISGKQRKATLEEYQQTFLQVPRIDDRKPVFVSSDVRDRLDRVVRILGGRRMSVSGIIENIVRHHLSLYEEDFEAWRKL; the protein is encoded by the coding sequence ATGGCAAGAACAAAAGATGCAGTCTTGACTCCTGAGCAAAAGGAGCTGATGGAAAAAGAGTATTTGGATTTTGTTAAACCATCTACGTATGGCAACAAAGCCAATCCAAGTAGTTGTAATTCTCTCTATGATGATGTAGAGAACCCAGAGTTGAGAGCAATTGTAGAGAAAGTTGCTGCAACAACTCCCTATAGAGAGGAAACATCAACGAACGAGGCTCAATCGCCACCGAATCCGCAGAAGCGCATCAGCGGCAAGCAGCGCAAGGCGACATTAGAGGAGTATCAGCAGACCTTCCTCCAAGTTCCAAGGATTGACGACCGCAAGCCAGTCTTCGTCAGTTCCGATGTACGAGACCGTCTTGATCGTGTCGTCCGCATCCTCGGAGGGAGACGCATGAGCGTATCGGGCATCATCGAGAACATCGTGCGCCACCACCTAAGCCTTTATGAAGAGGACTTCGAGGCTTGGCGCAAATTGTGA
- a CDS encoding relaxase/mobilization nuclease domain-containing protein: MIGKLKKGSSFGGCIRYVTGKDEAKIIASDGVLLGTNAEITQSFELQRQLNPRIKKPVGHIALSFKPEDKPRLTDEFMAKIALEYMQMMGITDTQFIIVRHHNTDNPHCHIVYNRINNEGKLISDAHDYRRNEQVTKALKFKYGLTYGTDKSKTNTRKLRNAERAKYEIHNAVKDALKVTGSWQKFKNELAKRGVLLEFVYKDKERTKLQGIRFCKDGYSFKGTQISREYSFVKLDARLGTEYNRVSPRVESMQGGQPSCHQVEQTQPTAEHTQDPWSGISSIGLFAPSNAQTYEPFPEDESAKKKKRKRRKGFSL; this comes from the coding sequence ATGATAGGCAAGCTAAAGAAGGGCAGCTCATTTGGTGGTTGCATCCGCTATGTTACAGGCAAGGACGAGGCGAAAATCATCGCCTCGGATGGTGTGTTACTCGGCACGAATGCCGAGATAACGCAAAGTTTCGAGCTACAGAGGCAGCTAAATCCAAGGATTAAGAAGCCTGTGGGACACATTGCATTGAGCTTCAAACCCGAGGACAAGCCACGTTTGACGGATGAGTTCATGGCTAAGATAGCCCTTGAATACATGCAGATGATGGGCATCACCGATACCCAATTCATCATCGTAAGGCATCACAATACGGACAATCCACATTGTCATATCGTGTACAACCGCATTAATAACGAGGGCAAACTCATATCAGACGCCCACGATTACAGGCGTAACGAGCAAGTGACCAAGGCTCTAAAATTCAAGTATGGATTGACTTACGGAACTGACAAGAGCAAGACTAACACTCGCAAATTGCGCAATGCGGAGCGTGCAAAATACGAGATTCACAATGCAGTCAAAGATGCCTTGAAAGTCACTGGTAGTTGGCAGAAGTTCAAGAATGAACTTGCAAAACGAGGTGTTCTCTTGGAGTTTGTCTATAAGGACAAGGAGCGAACCAAGCTTCAAGGCATCCGTTTCTGCAAGGATGGATATAGCTTCAAGGGTACGCAGATTAGCCGAGAATACAGCTTTGTCAAGTTGGATGCAAGACTTGGCACAGAGTATAATCGTGTATCGCCAAGAGTCGAATCTATGCAGGGAGGACAACCAAGTTGTCACCAAGTAGAACAGACTCAACCAACGGCAGAACATACCCAAGACCCTTGGAGTGGTATTTCTTCCATCGGCTTGTTCGCTCCGTCTAATGCCCAAACTTATGAGCCATTCCCAGAGGATGAATCCGCCAAGAAGAAAAAGAGAAAACGCAGAAAGGGCTTCAGCCTTTGA
- a CDS encoding MobC family plasmid mobilization relaxosome protein, with product MTSIHEQDKKKGGRPPTGRVRKLSKSVTVKFSKPSYEALRLRARKANRKLAEYIRESALNGEVVSGHNAETVAIAKNLIGMANNLNQLTKLSHQRGFHETHVYLVDLLRRLKAILGEYRQASYKPKPSSMGRKEDTT from the coding sequence ATGACAAGCATACATGAACAGGACAAGAAAAAGGGCGGAAGACCGCCCACAGGCAGGGTTCGCAAGCTGTCGAAGTCTGTCACGGTGAAGTTCTCGAAGCCAAGCTACGAGGCACTGAGGCTGAGGGCGAGAAAAGCCAACCGCAAGTTGGCAGAGTACATCCGTGAGTCCGCCTTGAACGGCGAGGTGGTCAGCGGACACAACGCAGAGACGGTAGCCATCGCCAAGAACCTCATTGGCATGGCGAACAACCTCAACCAACTTACCAAGCTGTCGCATCAGAGAGGTTTCCATGAAACTCATGTGTATTTGGTGGACTTGTTGAGAAGATTGAAAGCAATCCTTGGCGAGTATCGCCAAGCAAGTTATAAACCGAAGCCAAGTAGTATGGGCAGAAAGGAGGATACCACATGA
- a CDS encoding RloB family protein, which yields MRQRKDFQRIEGVKSSRLIVIAAEGRATENIYFEAMRQELCATNVQLVVLNREDDNSNPANVHRQIKDFMDEYNILDDDQLWIVIDRDDWKEKMLADIAQLCQQNSNLRFCMSNPCFELWLILHLEDIEDYSEEDKKNLFENPRLSTHGTWTKYHLRKLMGHYQESDYDPSILLPHVEEAICRAEKLDINPKDRWPQTTGTRVYLLAKSIMDR from the coding sequence ATGAGACAAAGAAAAGACTTTCAACGAATAGAAGGAGTTAAATCTTCTCGACTCATTGTCATAGCTGCCGAAGGAAGAGCAACCGAGAACATTTACTTCGAGGCTATGCGCCAGGAACTATGTGCAACTAATGTACAGCTGGTTGTTCTTAACCGAGAAGATGACAACTCTAATCCAGCCAATGTTCATCGTCAGATTAAGGATTTCATGGATGAATACAACATCTTGGACGATGATCAACTATGGATTGTAATTGACCGTGACGACTGGAAGGAAAAGATGCTTGCCGACATTGCACAGCTATGTCAGCAAAACAGCAATCTCAGATTTTGCATGAGCAATCCATGTTTCGAACTTTGGTTGATATTGCACCTTGAAGACATCGAAGATTATTCGGAAGAGGACAAGAAAAACCTCTTTGAAAATCCTCGCTTGTCAACTCATGGTACATGGACGAAATATCATCTTCGAAAACTGATGGGACATTATCAGGAATCAGACTATGATCCATCCATCTTACTTCCACATGTCGAAGAGGCTATATGTAGAGCAGAAAAGCTGGATATAAACCCAAAAGACAGATGGCCACAGACTACTGGAACCAGAGTATATTTACTCGCAAAAAGCATCATGGACAGATAA
- a CDS encoding helix-turn-helix domain-containing protein, whose protein sequence is MKLNRIRAVLEDKGISQTWLAKKLGRSFSTVNAYVCNRSQPNLTTLLEIAQLLSVDMKELITDETERTTI, encoded by the coding sequence ATGAAGTTAAATCGCATAAGAGCAGTCTTAGAGGACAAAGGGATAAGCCAAACATGGCTTGCAAAGAAGTTGGGAAGAAGTTTCAGTACGGTCAATGCTTATGTATGCAACCGCTCTCAACCCAACCTTACCACACTTCTTGAAATTGCGCAGTTATTGTCTGTGGATATGAAAGAACTAATTACGGATGAGACGGAGCGTACCACTATATAG